A genomic segment from Halomonas sp. TA22 encodes:
- a CDS encoding ANTAR domain-containing response regulator, whose translation MPSPLKVLLVDDEPVRAAMVEEALMSEGHQVICHLTTPASLNAMVARHQPDVVIIDMESPDRDTLDSMALLNRENPRPVVFFADQHDPDTMQAALKAGVSAYVVDGLIQGRVKAIIEVAIARFDSFQSMRSELDKARNQLTERKRIERAKGLLMKHQSCDEEQAYRMLRKIAMDRGQRISEVAESVIDILERLEKGI comes from the coding sequence ATGCCCTCACCGCTGAAAGTTCTTCTGGTCGACGACGAGCCCGTGCGTGCCGCCATGGTCGAAGAGGCGCTGATGAGCGAAGGCCATCAGGTGATCTGCCATCTGACCACTCCCGCCAGCCTCAACGCCATGGTCGCCCGGCATCAGCCCGACGTGGTGATCATTGACATGGAATCCCCCGACCGCGACACGCTGGACAGCATGGCGCTGCTCAATCGCGAGAACCCGCGCCCGGTGGTGTTCTTCGCCGACCAGCACGACCCCGACACCATGCAGGCGGCGCTCAAGGCCGGCGTCAGCGCCTATGTGGTCGATGGCCTGATACAGGGCCGGGTCAAGGCGATCATCGAGGTCGCCATCGCGCGTTTCGATTCGTTCCAGTCGATGCGCAGCGAACTCGACAAGGCACGCAACCAGCTCACCGAGCGCAAGCGCATCGAACGTGCCAAGGGGCTGTTGATGAAGCACCAGAGCTGCGACGAAGAGCAGGCCTACCGGATGCTGCGCAAGATCGCCATGGACCGCGGCCAACGCATTTCCGAGGTCGCCGAAAGCGTCATCGATATTCTCGAACGTCTGGAGAAAGGTATATGA
- a CDS encoding CmpA/NrtA family ABC transporter substrate-binding protein, translating to MKALPPPELQRVQLGFVPLLDCALLVIAREQGFFAEQGLDVVLCRQNAWSTLRDKVAAGLLDGGQMLAPLPLAMTLGLGSEPCKTLAALNLSRNGNAIVLSQALAERANAGYSDEPAASARALGGYLLRGTPERPPRLAMVHPHSCQHYQLRQWLDLGEIDPQRDVELAVMPPPRMVEAMQRGEIDGFCVGEPWGTLAEARHTGRIVATGAQLWPDHPEKVLGVTRRWAERYPATLCHLIRALHYASQWLALDPSHLRQARDWLALPPYLDRSVEHLDHLPLGEAPLLQRMCGTDMLRPEASAMQRFATQMLSAASPTLAEHDTLETCYSPVHYDTATHH from the coding sequence ATGAAAGCCCTGCCACCCCCCGAGCTTCAGCGCGTGCAACTAGGCTTCGTGCCACTGCTCGACTGTGCCCTGCTGGTAATTGCCCGCGAACAGGGCTTCTTCGCCGAGCAGGGGCTGGATGTGGTGCTGTGCCGACAGAACGCCTGGTCGACGCTGCGCGACAAGGTCGCCGCCGGCCTGCTCGATGGCGGCCAGATGCTCGCCCCCCTGCCACTGGCCATGACCCTGGGGCTCGGCAGCGAGCCCTGCAAGACCCTGGCGGCGCTCAACCTGAGCCGCAACGGCAACGCCATCGTGCTCAGCCAGGCCCTGGCCGAGCGCGCGAATGCCGGCTACTCGGACGAGCCCGCCGCCAGCGCCCGTGCGCTGGGTGGCTACCTGCTGCGCGGGACACCCGAGCGCCCTCCGCGCCTGGCGATGGTGCACCCGCACTCCTGCCAGCACTATCAATTGCGCCAGTGGCTGGACCTGGGCGAGATCGATCCACAGCGCGACGTGGAGCTCGCGGTCATGCCGCCGCCGCGCATGGTCGAGGCGATGCAGCGCGGTGAGATCGACGGCTTCTGCGTGGGCGAGCCCTGGGGTACCCTGGCCGAGGCGCGCCACACCGGGCGGATCGTCGCGACCGGCGCCCAGCTGTGGCCCGACCATCCCGAGAAGGTGCTGGGCGTGACACGCCGCTGGGCCGAGCGCTACCCGGCCACGCTCTGCCACCTGATCCGCGCACTGCACTACGCAAGCCAATGGCTTGCGCTCGACCCAAGCCACCTGCGTCAGGCGCGTGACTGGCTGGCCCTGCCCCCCTATCTCGACCGCTCGGTAGAGCATCTCGATCACCTGCCACTGGGCGAGGCGCCACTGCTGCAGCGCATGTGCGGCACCGACATGCTGCGCCCCGAGGCCAGCGCCATGCAGCGCTTCGCCACACAGATGCTGTCCGCCGCATCGCCGACCCTGGCCGAGCATGACACGCTTGAGACCTGCTACAGTCCCGTGCATTACGACACCGCCACGCACCACTAA
- a CDS encoding NAD(P)/FAD-dependent oxidoreductase, translating into MTSRHASQTAGKQDRLLIIGNGMAGHRLLEKLLEQPGRPARITVIGDERVPAYNRILLSPLLAGEMEREALTLRDAQWYAEQGIELILGERVSHIDRQARRVTTSGGRELDYRRLVLATGSRPMMPEVPGIALAGVHGFRDLSDAASLAQTSQQGHRAVVIGGGLLGLEAAEGLRKRGMVVSVVQRADRLMNRQLDATAAELLERELSARGLEVITAGRLASLEDNGQGQVAGITLEDGRFLPADCVVVAAGIVPNAELGRQAGLACQRAINVDSTLTTSDPAIHALGECCEHLGQTYGLVEPIWQQAEVLAAHLSQELGQERGASVEGYVERPCATKLKISGVSLYSFGPIEADAEHDVLTYHDPEHGDYRRLLLRAGRLEGAVLYGDTSMGPWYFQQALAERDLSACRQALLFGAGDATSLLESHLESQRLESQLIATDTPLQEEAA; encoded by the coding sequence ATGACCTCTCGACACGCTTCGCAAACCGCTGGCAAGCAAGATCGCCTGCTGATCATCGGCAACGGCATGGCCGGCCACCGGCTGCTCGAGAAACTGCTCGAGCAGCCGGGGCGTCCGGCACGCATTACCGTGATTGGCGACGAGCGTGTGCCGGCCTACAACCGCATCCTGCTCTCGCCCCTGCTGGCCGGCGAGATGGAGCGCGAGGCGCTGACCCTGCGCGATGCCCAGTGGTATGCCGAGCAGGGCATCGAGCTGATCCTCGGCGAGCGGGTCTCCCATATCGACCGCCAGGCACGTCGCGTCACCACCTCCGGCGGCCGCGAGCTCGATTATCGACGCCTGGTGCTGGCAACCGGCTCGCGCCCGATGATGCCCGAAGTGCCGGGCATCGCCCTTGCCGGCGTGCATGGCTTTCGCGACCTTAGCGACGCCGCGTCCTTGGCCCAGACCTCGCAGCAAGGCCACCGCGCGGTGGTGATCGGCGGCGGCCTGCTCGGGCTCGAGGCGGCCGAAGGGCTGCGCAAGCGCGGCATGGTAGTCAGCGTGGTGCAGCGTGCCGACCGGTTGATGAATCGCCAGCTCGACGCGACCGCCGCCGAACTGCTCGAGCGCGAACTCAGCGCACGCGGCCTGGAGGTGATCACCGCGGGCCGCCTGGCATCGCTGGAGGACAACGGGCAGGGCCAGGTGGCGGGCATCACCCTCGAGGATGGCCGCTTCCTGCCCGCCGATTGCGTGGTGGTCGCCGCCGGCATCGTTCCCAATGCCGAGCTTGGCCGCCAGGCCGGTCTCGCGTGCCAGCGTGCGATCAACGTCGACTCCACCCTGACCACCTCCGACCCGGCCATCCATGCCCTCGGCGAGTGCTGCGAGCACCTGGGCCAGACCTATGGCCTGGTCGAGCCGATCTGGCAGCAGGCCGAGGTGCTGGCTGCACATCTATCTCAGGAGTTAGGCCAGGAGCGCGGCGCCTCGGTCGAGGGCTACGTCGAACGGCCCTGCGCCACCAAGCTCAAGATCAGCGGCGTGTCGCTCTACTCCTTCGGCCCCATCGAGGCCGACGCAGAGCACGACGTGCTGACCTACCACGACCCCGAACATGGCGACTACCGGCGCCTGCTGCTGCGCGCAGGCCGCCTCGAAGGTGCCGTCCTGTATGGCGATACCAGCATGGGCCCCTGGTACTTCCAGCAGGCCCTGGCCGAGCGCGACCTGAGCGCCTGCCGCCAGGCGCTATTGTTCGGTGCCGGCGACGCCACCTCTCTTCTCGAAAGCCATCTCGAATCCCAGCGTCTCGAATCCCAGCTTATCGCTACCGACACCCCCTTGCAGGAGGAAGCGGCATGA